In Lathyrus oleraceus cultivar Zhongwan6 unplaced genomic scaffold, CAAS_Psat_ZW6_1.0 chrUn0556, whole genome shotgun sequence, the following proteins share a genomic window:
- the LOC127114543 gene encoding protein CASP, translating into MDQRHALDQDQSSMLKVICSQRDRFRTRLRETEEEIRQLKEKIGVLTAELEKTKGDNVKLYGKIRYVQDYNVEKVVSRGSKKYAEDLESGFASDVESKYKKIYEEDINPFAAFSKKERDQRYKELGFRDRITLSSGRFLLGNKYARTFAFFYTIGLHILVFTCLYRMSALSYLSHGSDESRIGERTIDLPLPRGL; encoded by the exons ATGGATCAAAGGCATGCCTTAGATCAAGATCAGAGCTCTATGCTTAAAGTGATATGTAGTCAGAGAGATCGATTTAGGACACGCTTGAGAGAGACAGAAGAG GAAATAAGgcagttgaaggagaagattgGGGTATTAACAGCAGAGCTGGAAAAGACCAAAGGAGATAATGTTAAATTATACGGAAAAATTCGTTATGTCCAAGACTATAATGTTGAGAAAGTGGTTTCTCGGGGTTCTAAAAAG TATGCAGAAGATCTTGAAAGTGGTTTTGCATCAGATGTTGAATCTAAATACAAGAAGATATACGAGGAAGATATAAATCCTTTTGCTGCATTCTCAAAAAAG GAAAGAGATCAAAGATATAAGGAGTTGGGATTCAGGGACAGAATCACACTCAGCAGTGGACGATTTCTTCTCGGTAACAA GTATGCCCGAACTTTTGCATTCTTTTACACAATCGGGTTGCATATCTTGGTCTTTACCTGTCTCTATCGAATGTCAGCTTTGAGTTATCTTAG TCATGGCTCAGATGAATCTCGGATTGGAGAAAGAACCATTGATCTTCCACTTCCACGAGGACTGTAG